From the Polaribacter gangjinensis genome, the window GAGAAAATCATTTTGGTGCATTAATTTATGCCCCTGAAAGATATCGTGAAATTGCAAGACAAATTGCTGCTTCAGAATTTCAAATGAATACACATGCAATTGGAGATTCAGCAAACACTTGGCTATTAAAAACGTATAAAGAAGTGTTGAAAAACAAAAAAAATAGTCGTTGGCGAATTGAGCATGCACAAATAATCTCTCCAGAGGATTTCAAAAATTTTGATAATATTTTACCTTCTGTGCAACCTACACACGCAACTTCTGATATGTATTGGGCACAAGACAGAATTGGAAAAGAACGCATGAAAGGAGCTTATGCTTTTAAAGATTTATTAAACGTTTACGGCAAAATAGCCTTAGGAACTGATTTTCCAGTAGAAGAAGTTAATCCGTTTTTAACATTTTATGCAGCAACTATTAGAAAAGACAAAGCAAATTATCCTGAAAAAGGATTTCAAATGGAAAATGCATTATCAAGAGAAGAAACACTGAAGGGAATGACAATTTGGGCAGCCTATTCCAATTTTGAAGAACATGAAAAAGGCAGTATTGAAGTGGGGAAATTTGCAGATTTCGTGATTTTAAGTCAAGATATCATGAAAGTTGAAGGAAAAGAAATTCCAAAAACTAATGTTAAATCAACTTTTTTACATGGAGAAAAAGTCTATTAAAATTTAAAATACGCTTTAAAATCTGACTTTATTTGTAGTTTTTTTAAAAATTAACAAAATTTGTATTTAAAAAAAATCATAATGCAGTATTTTTACCTAGTGTAAATTAATATCAATTTTTAAAAATATAAATTTTCTCAATCATGAACATCCTTAAAAAAACATTTCTATTTGCTCTGATTTTATTATCAGCAATAACTTTCTCTCAAGAAAAAGACGAAGACATCAAATTAACAATAACCGTAAAAGATTTCAACAACAAACCTATTCCTGGGGCAATTATTTTAATTAATAACAAAAAGCAAAATAGAACAACAAATGAAAATGGAAATTTTAAAATATCTTCTAAGATTGCTCCAGATGAAATAGCCGCATTTTTTCCAAGTATTGGAATAAAAAAAATAAAATATAAAGGAGAAACTAACCTTGAATTAGTTTTAACTGAAAACAAGGATTTTAATCTATTA encodes:
- a CDS encoding TonB-dependent receptor plug domain-containing protein, whose product is MNILKKTFLFALILLSAITFSQEKDEDIKLTITVKDFNNKPIPGAIILINNKKQNRTTNENGNFKISSKIAPDEIAAFFPSIGIKKIKYKGETNLELVLTENKDFNLLSENTNYKNDNPIQYRNIYDYLRGKVPGVNIDSENRIIIRGYNSINGSRNPLLILNGNPIEQDAFSNIVTTDIKYIKVLKGTETSAYGSRGANGVIIVQTL